The Nitrospirota bacterium genome contains a region encoding:
- a CDS encoding lytic transglycosylase domain-containing protein, whose amino-acid sequence MMSSAPSVLADEPVFGYVDSTTLVDLGNRQTDDPVTPVRPKARYHHGLVDLELEQAVSRAAQQCQIQPALLLAVMKAESSFNPTVVSRAGAIGLMQLIPETAIRHGVRNLYDTKDNITGGAKHLRYLLDRFHGNLRLAVATYNAGERKMDRYGQIPPYKETQGYVKRVLIYYRGYKKDGWVMPVVMNDPSLHAGRRY is encoded by the coding sequence ATGATGTCATCAGCGCCTTCTGTTCTCGCCGACGAGCCGGTATTTGGATACGTCGACTCCACGACGTTGGTGGACCTCGGGAATCGACAGACAGATGATCCTGTTACCCCCGTTCGCCCCAAGGCCCGCTATCACCATGGATTAGTCGATCTCGAACTTGAACAAGCGGTGAGTCGAGCGGCACAGCAGTGCCAGATTCAACCGGCCTTGCTCCTTGCGGTGATGAAGGCGGAGTCTTCATTTAATCCGACAGTGGTTTCACGGGCAGGCGCGATAGGACTGATGCAATTGATTCCGGAAACCGCTATCCGTCATGGCGTGCGCAATCTGTACGATACAAAGGACAATATCACCGGTGGAGCCAAACATTTGCGTTACCTTCTGGATCGGTTCCACGGGAATCTCCGGTTAGCCGTGGCTACCTATAACGCGGGCGAACGTAAGATGGATCGATATGGGCAGATCCCGCCTTATAAGGAAACACAGGGTTATGTGAAAAGGGTGCTTATCTACTATCGTGGCTATAAGAAAGACGGTTGGGTTATGCCCGTCGTGATGAACGATCCGTCTCTGCACGCAGGCCGACGGTACTAG
- the fmt gene encoding methionyl-tRNA formyltransferase: MRLVFMGTPDFAVASLEALLQSDDSVVGVVTQPDRPKGRGQILTPSPVKLLAQRAHIPLLQPLKMKDPEFIQTLADWKPDFIAVTAFGRILPPAILSLPPRGCINVHGSLLPKYRGAGPIQWAIINGEMATGITTMLMDEGMDTGAMLLQEAIPITPEDTAGTLSLRLAELGGRLLVETIARLKAGTLVSRSQDSSQATMAPLLKKEDGVIDWTLPATALASRVRGLAPWPGAYTAVPGGDRWTIWRAQALPGSASKPPGAVVAVTTEAIHVATGEGLLALLELQPANSRRMAVSQYLAGHPIAVGLQLGGPVPS, translated from the coding sequence ATGCGTCTCGTATTTATGGGCACACCAGACTTTGCGGTTGCTTCTCTTGAGGCCTTGTTGCAGTCGGACGATTCCGTTGTTGGGGTGGTCACACAACCGGATCGCCCGAAAGGGCGCGGGCAAATTCTCACGCCGTCACCGGTAAAACTTCTGGCTCAGCGAGCGCACATCCCGCTGCTGCAACCACTGAAGATGAAGGATCCTGAATTTATCCAGACCCTGGCTGACTGGAAGCCGGACTTCATTGCCGTTACGGCGTTTGGGCGTATTTTGCCTCCGGCGATCCTCTCGCTTCCTCCGCGTGGCTGTATCAATGTGCATGGTTCCCTTCTTCCAAAATATCGCGGCGCCGGTCCGATTCAGTGGGCCATCATCAACGGCGAGATGGCAACAGGCATTACGACCATGCTGATGGATGAGGGGATGGATACCGGCGCGATGTTGCTTCAAGAAGCCATTCCCATTACCCCTGAGGATACAGCAGGCACCCTCTCGCTACGTTTGGCTGAACTCGGGGGCAGATTGCTGGTCGAAACGATTGCCCGACTCAAGGCCGGCACCCTTGTGTCGCGGTCACAAGATTCTTCGCAAGCGACCATGGCGCCTTTGCTGAAAAAGGAAGATGGGGTAATCGATTGGACTTTGCCAGCCACGGCTCTGGCTAGCCGGGTTCGTGGCCTCGCTCCTTGGCCTGGAGCCTACACCGCTGTGCCGGGGGGCGACCGTTGGACAATCTGGCGAGCCCAGGCCCTCCCAGGATCGGCCTCGAAGCCTCCGGGGGCAGTGGTGGCGGTCACCACCGAGGCGATTCATGTCGCCACGGGGGAGGGACTGCTTGCATTGCTGGAGTTGCAACCAGCCAATAGTCGCCGCATGGCGGTTTCTCAATATTTGGCTGGCCACCCGATTGCCGTTGGATTGCAGCTAGGGGGACCGGTTCCTTCCTAG